TGCGCCAATCAGAAAAGAAAGGTTGTCTGTGTCAGTCACAGGCAGTTGTTTCAGATCAGTGATTCAAATGATCTCAAATTTCACAGAAATAGGCATACCGGAAGATATCGCGAAGGCAATGGACGCAATGGGATGGTCCGAACCCACACCTATCCAAGTGAGCGCGGTGCCGATGGGTCTCGAAGGATTCGACATGTTCGCCCAGGCCCAGACCGGAACCGGAAAGACCGGTGCCTACGGTTCAATCGTATTAGGTACAATACCTGCGCAGAAGCAGGTGCCCTCAGCTATCATCCTCGTCCCCACCAGGGAACTGGCCAACCAAGTCGCTGAGGAACTGACCAAGCTGTCCAAATTCACGAACCATGTGACACTCCCCATCTACGGTGGAGCAAGCATCGAGGGACAGATCAAGAAACTCCAACAGGGCTGCGACATCGTCGCCGGAACCCCCGGACGTGTAAGGGACATGGTCAACAGGGGAGTCCTCAACCTCACCGAGATCACCACAATGGTCCTCGACGAGGCGGACAGGATGCTGGACATGGGATTCATCGATGACATCGAGTACATCCTCAAGGCCATGCCATCCAAGAGGCACACGCTGCTCTTCTCCGCTACTATGCAGGAGAATGTCAAGCAGCTCGCCTACGACTACATGAACATGCCCAAGGAGATCTCCGTCTCTCAGGACGAGGTCGTTCTCGACAACATCAAGCAGTATTACATCTCCGTAGGAAGGAGGAACAAGTCCTGGGCTCTCTGCAGGATCCTGGATATCGACCATCCCAAGGCTCTCATCTTCTGTCAGACCAAGAAGATGGTCGACGTGCTGGAGGAGAGGCTCAAGGAGCTCGACTACAAGATCGAGGCGATCCACGGAGACATGCCCCAGTTCAAGAGGGAGAGGGTCCTGAAGGACTTCAAGGGAGACGGAGTGGACGTCCTCATCGCAACTGATGTTGCGGCAAGGGGACTGGACATCGA
The nucleotide sequence above comes from Methanomassiliicoccales archaeon LGM-RCC1. Encoded proteins:
- a CDS encoding DEAD/DEAH box helicase produces the protein MISNFTEIGIPEDIAKAMDAMGWSEPTPIQVSAVPMGLEGFDMFAQAQTGTGKTGAYGSIVLGTIPAQKQVPSAIILVPTRELANQVAEELTKLSKFTNHVTLPIYGGASIEGQIKKLQQGCDIVAGTPGRVRDMVNRGVLNLTEITTMVLDEADRMLDMGFIDDIEYILKAMPSKRHTLLFSATMQENVKQLAYDYMNMPKEISVSQDEVVLDNIKQYYISVGRRNKSWALCRILDIDHPKALIFCQTKKMVDVLEERLKELDYKIEAIHGDMPQFKRERVLKDFKGDGVDVLIATDVAARGLDIDDITYVINYDMPDDIDTYIHRIGRTGRAGKEGTAVSFVTSEEQHLVKEFEMRTGMDIQKRDVPEAEEGTKDTIRKVVDYDQISDVFGMCKFEINLGKKDGFKKVSLADFIIRNARIRDVSIGKIELGDESSIVEVHKDFGNRMTMDLTKAKYKSKKITVRVIQD